A single window of Rubripirellula lacrimiformis DNA harbors:
- a CDS encoding ZIP family metal transporter yields MTILAWIITSGILMSCIALVGAVTLLMTQSALDKILLPLVAFAAGSLIGGAVLHMLPAAVTATNNDFSLYLWLLAGFMCFFALEQFLNWHHSHSSDPKSVDRQPLTYMILIADALHNFIGGMSVAASFLISVPLGITAWLAAAAHEVPQELGDFGVLVHGGWDSRKALLFNFLSAWTFLLGGLIAYLAADHIEVVFLVPFAAGNFIYIAAADLIPEIKKSNEVKRNLIHFLAFSLGIGLLLAVRWLAE; encoded by the coding sequence ATGACCATTCTCGCTTGGATCATCACCAGCGGGATTTTGATGAGCTGCATTGCCTTGGTCGGCGCGGTCACGCTGCTGATGACGCAGTCGGCGCTCGACAAAATCCTGCTGCCACTTGTGGCGTTTGCGGCCGGATCGTTGATTGGTGGTGCGGTATTGCACATGCTGCCGGCAGCCGTCACGGCGACGAACAATGATTTTTCGCTGTACCTTTGGCTACTTGCTGGATTCATGTGTTTTTTTGCGTTGGAACAGTTCCTGAACTGGCACCACAGCCACTCCAGCGACCCCAAGTCAGTCGACCGACAACCGCTCACCTACATGATCCTTATTGCCGATGCTCTCCACAACTTCATCGGTGGCATGTCAGTAGCCGCCAGCTTTCTGATCAGCGTCCCACTAGGCATCACGGCGTGGCTGGCTGCTGCGGCACACGAAGTCCCCCAAGAGCTTGGTGATTTCGGAGTGCTGGTCCACGGTGGATGGGACTCGCGTAAAGCGTTGCTCTTCAACTTCCTATCGGCATGGACGTTTTTGCTAGGTGGTTTGATCGCGTATCTGGCCGCGGACCATATCGAAGTGGTGTTTTTAGTGCCGTTTGCCGCGGGCAACTTCATCTATATCGCAGCGGCCGACCTGATTCCGGAGATCAAAAAAAGTAACGAAGTCAAACGCAACCTCATTCACTTCCTCGCCTTCAGTCTCGGGATCGGATTGCTGCTAGCGGTTCGCTGGCTGGCGGAATAG
- a CDS encoding CBS domain-containing protein, giving the protein MTSKVQTIGPKMQLADIISFLLEHKLASTPVVDDQDGACRLLGFVSEGDCLEHVGNELFYGNPSPPQTAETIMRRHPTCVSSETDLFTLTSIFTSHRFHHLPVVQDGNLVGIVSRSDVLKAVDNYYRDWIRARDRERFPVDIHQIMNHRFIMGH; this is encoded by the coding sequence ATGACTTCCAAAGTTCAGACGATCGGGCCAAAGATGCAACTTGCTGATATCATCAGTTTCTTGCTGGAACATAAACTCGCCAGCACGCCCGTCGTCGACGACCAGGACGGTGCATGCCGCCTGCTTGGCTTCGTGTCAGAAGGGGACTGCTTGGAACATGTCGGGAACGAACTGTTTTACGGCAATCCCAGTCCGCCACAGACGGCCGAGACAATCATGCGTAGGCACCCTACCTGCGTTAGTTCGGAAACCGACCTGTTCACGCTGACCTCGATCTTCACCAGCCATCGTTTCCATCATTTGCCGGTCGTCCAGGATGGGAACTTGGTCGGTATTGTTAGTCGTAGCGACGTGCTGAAAGCCGTTGACAACTACTATCGCGATTGGATTCGTGCCCGCGACCGCGAGCGGTTCCCAGTGGATATACACCAAATCATGAATCACCGGTTCATCATGGGGCATTGA
- a CDS encoding CBS domain-containing protein translates to MATTTAQSPLLASSVMQRDVVTLLESDTIQDAVDKLTENHVSAIPIVTVDGQLVGVLTVSDLLRLVQDAEQSLEDRMTIYENCFWLTELIRDQLGNDEVTTAMSGSPVTARPNDPLQRVAKLMLDHHVHHIPITDADEHLVGIISSFDFVRLATNAV, encoded by the coding sequence ATGGCTACCACAACTGCCCAATCACCACTTCTAGCCAGCAGCGTGATGCAGCGAGATGTCGTCACCCTGCTTGAGTCCGATACGATCCAGGACGCCGTGGACAAACTGACCGAGAACCATGTGTCGGCGATCCCCATCGTCACCGTAGATGGACAGCTCGTGGGAGTCCTTACAGTCTCTGATCTGCTGCGATTGGTTCAAGACGCTGAACAATCGCTCGAGGATCGGATGACGATCTACGAGAACTGTTTTTGGCTTACCGAGCTGATTCGAGACCAACTTGGCAACGATGAAGTCACCACGGCGATGTCTGGATCGCCGGTCACGGCTAGACCGAATGATCCCTTGCAGCGGGTCGCCAAGTTAATGCTAGATCATCACGTGCATCACATTCCGATCACGGACGCCGACGAACACCTGGTGGGCATAATTTCATCGTTCGACTTCGTCCGACTCGCTACGAATGCCGTGTGA
- a CDS encoding AMP-binding protein codes for MFPLQNFIRTCRSRLFRRQAADSTGMDLSGGRLLTAALVTRRMLMRSGVVNNNDAMIGVLLPPSVGAVLANVGIGLSNKAVVNLNYTFTSECVETCLRACAISHVLTSRKFLKRRPFELSAKLVCIEDLSLQATWRDKLVCGLAAYGLPSFLLDRMLGLHRTQKDDLMAVLFTSGTTADPKGVMLSHGNLAASTDAIRQLYRVRKDDVVLGILPFFHAFGYSAALWLPFGLNMTVVYHVDPFGTKAIGQLAKKYHVTVLFSTPTFLKLYLRRCQPEDFAELDLAIVGAERLEASLAKSFSEKFGATPVEGYGTTELSPWASVNVPAHRTLSPLQVNDRPGSVGRPAPGVQVRVVDPESRAEVGIGEQGLLLVRGANVMLGYLNLPDKTDEVICDGWYDTGDFAKLDADGFITITGRKKRFSKIGGEMVPHATVENAIETLLGNDPSDQQRHVAVTAIPDAHKGERLIVIHVPWGDTSATDIVKRLLDTNDLPAVWIPKPIDFIEVYEIPMTNLGKLDLGALNRIALQRKVDAVASHNLESGNL; via the coding sequence ATGTTTCCTCTGCAAAACTTCATTCGTACTTGCCGATCGCGACTGTTTCGACGTCAGGCGGCTGATTCGACAGGAATGGACTTATCAGGGGGACGTTTGTTAACCGCGGCGTTGGTCACACGCCGGATGCTGATGCGCTCAGGTGTGGTCAACAACAACGATGCGATGATCGGCGTGCTGTTGCCGCCATCGGTAGGCGCGGTGCTAGCGAATGTCGGCATCGGTTTGTCGAACAAGGCCGTGGTCAACCTGAACTACACGTTTACCAGCGAGTGTGTCGAAACGTGCCTGCGCGCGTGCGCGATTTCGCACGTCCTAACCAGCCGAAAATTTCTCAAACGGCGACCGTTTGAACTTTCGGCGAAACTGGTCTGCATCGAAGACTTGTCTCTGCAGGCAACTTGGCGCGACAAGCTCGTTTGCGGGCTTGCCGCCTATGGGCTGCCGAGCTTTCTACTCGATCGGATGCTAGGACTCCATCGCACCCAAAAAGATGACTTGATGGCGGTCCTGTTCACTTCTGGCACAACCGCTGACCCCAAAGGTGTGATGCTATCGCACGGCAATCTGGCGGCTAGCACCGACGCCATTCGTCAGCTCTATCGCGTTCGCAAGGACGACGTCGTGCTCGGGATTCTGCCGTTCTTTCACGCCTTCGGTTACTCAGCGGCGCTGTGGTTGCCGTTCGGGTTGAACATGACGGTGGTGTACCACGTCGATCCCTTCGGAACGAAAGCGATTGGTCAGTTGGCCAAGAAATATCATGTGACCGTTCTGTTCTCGACACCGACGTTTCTGAAGCTGTATTTGCGAAGATGCCAACCGGAAGATTTTGCTGAGTTGGATCTAGCGATCGTCGGTGCCGAACGTCTCGAAGCGAGTCTGGCGAAATCGTTTTCCGAAAAGTTCGGCGCCACGCCAGTGGAGGGCTATGGAACGACGGAGCTGTCGCCGTGGGCGTCGGTGAATGTTCCGGCGCATCGTACGCTTTCACCTTTGCAAGTCAACGACAGGCCAGGATCCGTTGGACGCCCCGCGCCGGGTGTGCAAGTCCGTGTCGTTGATCCCGAATCGCGCGCCGAAGTGGGCATTGGTGAACAGGGGTTGCTGCTCGTACGCGGTGCAAACGTGATGTTGGGATATTTGAATTTGCCGGACAAAACGGATGAAGTGATTTGTGATGGATGGTATGACACCGGCGACTTTGCAAAGCTGGACGCCGATGGATTCATCACGATCACCGGACGCAAAAAACGCTTTTCAAAGATCGGGGGCGAAATGGTGCCTCATGCAACGGTGGAGAATGCGATCGAAACTTTGCTGGGCAACGATCCATCCGATCAGCAACGGCATGTCGCTGTGACGGCGATCCCCGATGCACACAAGGGTGAACGTTTGATCGTGATCCATGTGCCTTGGGGGGACACTTCAGCAACCGACATTGTTAAAAGACTTTTGGATACCAATGATTTGCCGGCGGTCTGGATTCCAAAGCCCATTGATTTCATCGAAGTCTACGAAATTCCAATGACCAACTTGGGAAAGCTTGATCTTGGAGCGTTGAACCGTATCGCCTTGCAACGGAAAGTTGACGCTGTTGCATCGCACAATCTTGAATCAGGAAACCTCTGA